One window from the genome of Lentibacillus daqui encodes:
- a CDS encoding multicopper oxidase family protein, whose protein sequence is MDLEKFVDSLPIMKKIKPDKKYKNGDYYEVRMEEFTQKLHRDLAPTRLWGYNSQFPGPLFDVNQGEPIHVKWMNNLPSKHILPIDKSIHEVAHEPEVRTVVHLHGSETESDSDGYPEAWFTRGYREVGSFFERRVYFYPNQQRSSTLWYHDHAIGITRLNVYAGLAGMYIIRDKKEKSLNLPKGEFEIPLIVQDRSFNDDGSLFYPSQPADPAENLPNPSVTPFFLGDTILVNGKIWPYLEVEPRKYRFRLLNASNTRAYQFYLDSGHPFYQIGSDGGLMQKTVKLNKIVLEPAERVDFIIDFSKLKGETVTLKNDLGPNANPDDQTDDIMQFKVTKKLSQKDTSRLPRYLTTIPSLKQNKIATIRNLKLVGATDEYGRPLLLLDHKKWMDPTTEKPQLGTTEIWSLINITGFTHPIHIHLVSFQILDRQPFDLDLYNENGQIRYTGPATAPAPNERGWKDTVAAPSAQITRVIARFAPYTGNYVWHCHILEHEDYDMMRPFTVIEPDDKQE, encoded by the coding sequence ATGGACCTTGAGAAATTCGTTGATTCCCTCCCAATTATGAAAAAAATAAAACCCGACAAGAAATACAAAAATGGGGATTATTATGAAGTACGAATGGAGGAATTCACGCAAAAACTGCATCGGGACTTAGCGCCGACACGCCTCTGGGGCTATAACAGCCAGTTTCCGGGCCCTTTGTTTGATGTGAATCAAGGAGAACCAATTCATGTCAAATGGATGAATAATCTGCCGAGTAAACATATTCTACCTATCGATAAGTCAATTCATGAAGTGGCACACGAACCTGAAGTGCGCACCGTTGTCCATCTACATGGTAGTGAAACTGAATCAGACAGTGACGGCTATCCGGAAGCATGGTTTACCAGAGGATACAGGGAAGTAGGATCTTTTTTTGAACGCAGGGTTTACTTTTACCCAAATCAACAGCGTAGTTCAACATTATGGTATCATGATCATGCCATAGGAATTACCAGATTGAATGTGTATGCCGGACTTGCTGGTATGTACATCATTCGTGATAAAAAAGAAAAATCACTAAATCTGCCAAAAGGAGAATTTGAAATTCCACTCATCGTTCAAGATCGATCATTCAATGATGATGGCTCCCTATTTTATCCAAGCCAACCTGCCGATCCTGCAGAAAACTTACCCAATCCATCAGTTACTCCTTTCTTTTTGGGCGATACCATCCTAGTGAATGGAAAGATCTGGCCATATTTGGAAGTGGAACCGCGCAAATACCGTTTTCGCCTTTTAAATGCATCAAACACACGGGCATATCAATTCTATCTTGATTCTGGTCATCCTTTTTATCAAATTGGCTCGGATGGGGGATTGATGCAAAAAACAGTTAAACTGAACAAAATCGTGTTGGAACCGGCAGAACGGGTAGATTTTATTATTGATTTTTCCAAACTCAAAGGAGAAACTGTTACGTTAAAGAATGATCTTGGACCAAATGCAAATCCGGATGACCAAACGGATGATATCATGCAATTTAAAGTAACGAAAAAACTTTCCCAAAAAGACACAAGCAGACTTCCACGTTATCTAACCACCATTCCTTCGTTAAAACAGAATAAAATCGCGACCATCCGCAATTTAAAACTTGTTGGCGCAACGGATGAATATGGTCGCCCACTACTTTTACTTGATCATAAAAAATGGATGGATCCGACGACGGAAAAACCACAATTAGGAACCACCGAAATTTGGTCACTGATAAATATTACCGGTTTTACCCATCCGATTCACATTCACCTGGTTTCCTTTCAAATACTGGATCGTCAGCCGTTTGATCTGGATCTTTATAATGAAAATGGGCAAATTCGCTACACTGGACCAGCTACAGCACCAGCGCCAAACGAACGTGGATGGAAAGACACTGTAGCAGCACCTTCCGCCCAAATAACAAGAGTCATTGCCCGTTTTGCCCCCTATACCGGAAATTATGTCTGGCACTGTCACATACTCGAGCATGAGGATTATGATATGATGCGGCCATTTACGGTGATCGAACCGGATGATAAGCAGGAATAG
- a CDS encoding gluconate 2-dehydrogenase subunit 3 family protein, which translates to MADDNNQDQQEKDVSRRKFLRNSGIAVGGLAVGGVVGSLIPWGTTDNDRNQVKNQTANQKGKNYNHALMYLTKAEFQTVEAATERIFPKDDRGPGAKDLGVPYYIDHQLAGSYGFNARDYMEPPFYHGEKVQGYQGRLKRREIFRIGLRELDNQSQQKHKKKFKDLTDEQMDKMLQGFEGDKIKLSTVSPSGFFELLRSMTLEGLYSDPLYGGNINMDAWRMRNYPGDQMGYMDVIEKDFQKIEPSSLRDHM; encoded by the coding sequence TTGGCAGATGACAATAATCAGGACCAACAGGAAAAAGATGTATCAAGGAGAAAGTTTTTACGCAATTCCGGGATAGCTGTTGGTGGACTGGCCGTTGGCGGCGTCGTCGGCAGTCTGATCCCATGGGGTACAACTGATAATGATAGAAACCAAGTGAAAAACCAAACGGCAAACCAAAAAGGAAAAAATTATAATCACGCCTTAATGTATTTAACGAAAGCCGAGTTTCAAACAGTTGAAGCTGCAACCGAACGGATCTTTCCAAAGGATGATCGCGGGCCGGGTGCAAAAGATCTTGGCGTGCCGTACTATATTGATCATCAATTGGCTGGTTCATATGGTTTTAATGCCAGGGATTATATGGAGCCACCGTTTTATCATGGTGAGAAGGTTCAAGGGTATCAAGGCCGACTGAAACGCCGGGAAATATTCCGGATTGGTTTGCGTGAACTGGACAACCAAAGCCAACAAAAACACAAAAAAAAGTTTAAAGACCTGACCGATGAACAAATGGATAAAATGTTACAGGGCTTTGAAGGAGACAAGATAAAATTAAGCACGGTTTCACCAAGTGGATTTTTTGAATTATTAAGGAGTATGACATTAGAGGGATTATACAGTGATCCCCTTTATGGTGGAAATATTAATATGGATGCGTGGCGAATGCGAAACTACCCAGGGGATCAAATGGGTTACATGGATGTCATTGAAAAAGATTTTCAGAAAATCGAGCCAAGCAGTCTCCGCGATCATATGTAA
- a CDS encoding putative holin-like toxin — MPMSPFEAMVLMIAFATLVVNIIDRKK, encoded by the coding sequence ATGCCTATGTCTCCATTCGAGGCTATGGTTTTAATGATTGCATTTGCAACACTTGTTGTGAATATCATTGACCGCAAAAAATAG
- a CDS encoding cytochrome P450 — MPNPNQIPREEGIDHTVTLMREGYMYISNRCHSFHSNIFATRLFGKEAICMRGKAAATLFYDTSKFKRQGAVPKRVIKSFFGQKGVQTLDGPTHKHRKEMFMSMMSKENLKKLYDITQQQWDAAVNKWEHMDEVKLYEEVQEIMCRIACEWAGVPIQEDEVKNRAKELGALFESATAVGPAYWLARNARNNLDTWIGEIIEQVRDGQIKVPENTVLHTFAWHRDLQGNLLNTQTAAVEVLNILRPIVAISIFINFLALAVYHYPEKRAKLESGDDKYFEMFVQEVRRYYPFFPFIAALVKEDFTWNGYDFKAGTLTVLDLYGTNHDPDIWENPDTFSPDRFANWEGSPFGFIPQGGGDYWMGHRCAGEWVTIEVMKAILDCLVNRMDYEIPEQDLSYSMVSMPSIPHSKVVIKNVKRTM, encoded by the coding sequence ATGCCAAACCCTAATCAAATACCGCGAGAAGAAGGAATTGACCATACCGTAACGCTCATGCGTGAAGGATATATGTACATTTCAAATCGATGTCACAGTTTCCATTCCAATATTTTTGCAACCCGATTGTTTGGAAAAGAAGCCATCTGTATGCGTGGAAAAGCGGCTGCTACACTGTTTTATGACACCAGCAAATTTAAAAGGCAAGGTGCAGTCCCAAAACGGGTAATAAAATCATTTTTTGGTCAAAAGGGGGTTCAGACATTGGATGGACCGACCCATAAACATCGTAAAGAAATGTTTATGTCGATGATGTCCAAAGAGAACCTGAAAAAGCTTTATGATATCACACAACAACAATGGGATGCAGCTGTCAACAAATGGGAACATATGGATGAGGTTAAACTTTATGAGGAAGTTCAGGAAATAATGTGCCGGATCGCCTGCGAATGGGCGGGTGTACCAATACAAGAAGATGAAGTGAAGAATCGGGCAAAAGAACTTGGAGCATTATTCGAGTCAGCAACTGCAGTGGGCCCGGCATATTGGCTGGCGAGAAATGCAAGGAATAATTTGGATACGTGGATAGGAGAAATCATTGAACAAGTTCGTGATGGACAAATAAAAGTTCCTGAAAATACTGTACTGCACACATTTGCCTGGCATCGCGATTTACAAGGAAATCTTTTGAATACACAGACTGCTGCGGTGGAAGTGCTTAATATTTTAAGACCGATTGTGGCGATTTCCATATTCATCAATTTCCTTGCACTGGCGGTCTACCATTATCCGGAGAAAAGAGCGAAACTTGAATCCGGTGATGACAAATACTTTGAGATGTTTGTTCAGGAAGTTCGACGCTATTATCCGTTTTTTCCATTTATTGCTGCGCTTGTAAAAGAGGATTTCACATGGAATGGGTATGATTTTAAAGCGGGAACACTTACTGTACTAGACCTTTATGGAACCAATCATGATCCTGACATTTGGGAAAACCCCGATACTTTTTCTCCAGATCGATTTGCCAATTGGGAAGGAAGCCCGTTTGGATTCATTCCACAAGGGGGCGGAGACTATTGGATGGGACATCGCTGTGCTGGTGAATGGGTTACCATTGAAGTCATGAAAGCGATCCTTGATTGTCTGGTGAATCGCATGGATTATGAGATTCCCGAACAGGATTTAAGTTACAGCATGGTTAGTATGCCAAGCATTCCCCATAGTAAGGTAGTGATTAAAAACGTTAAGCGAACAATGTAA
- a CDS encoding M42 family metallopeptidase, producing the protein MELLKALTQAQSTSGYENEVRQIMKEELAQTCDKVLYDHTGSIFGEKPGSTKGPRVMLAGHMDEVGFMVTGITKDGFLRFTPLGGWWDQVLLAQRVTVITEKKKFTGVIGSKPPHLLQPEERKKVYPIREMYIDVGGHSRDEVEKWGICVGDPIVPICPYEVMPDDDTILAKALDNRIGCYMAVETAKRLNSTDHPNTLFAGANVQEEVGLRGAETSPYAVDPDIAIVLDVGVSQDTPGTASGDVEHPALQKGPLVTFLDASMIPNTRFRDLVIDTAKTHHIPYQIEVITGGGTDAGKVHMYKEGVPTIVIGAPIRYMHSHVSLASKQDIENGVKLLVEVIKRLDTDTFRSIINYQ; encoded by the coding sequence ATGGAATTATTAAAGGCACTAACACAAGCACAAAGTACATCTGGCTATGAAAATGAGGTAAGGCAGATTATGAAAGAGGAACTTGCTCAAACATGTGATAAGGTGCTGTACGATCATACGGGAAGTATTTTTGGGGAAAAACCGGGAAGCACTAAGGGACCGCGTGTCATGCTTGCAGGTCATATGGACGAGGTTGGTTTCATGGTCACAGGTATTACCAAGGATGGTTTTCTTCGCTTTACACCACTAGGCGGCTGGTGGGATCAAGTATTGCTCGCACAACGGGTCACTGTCATAACCGAAAAGAAAAAATTTACTGGTGTCATTGGTTCCAAGCCACCGCATTTACTGCAACCGGAAGAAAGGAAAAAAGTATATCCGATCCGGGAAATGTATATTGATGTTGGGGGACATAGCAGAGACGAGGTTGAAAAATGGGGCATTTGTGTTGGTGATCCGATTGTTCCCATTTGCCCTTATGAAGTAATGCCTGACGATGATACCATTCTGGCAAAGGCACTTGATAATCGGATTGGCTGTTATATGGCTGTAGAGACGGCAAAACGATTAAATAGTACGGATCATCCGAATACGCTTTTTGCAGGTGCGAATGTTCAGGAAGAAGTAGGATTAAGAGGAGCGGAAACATCGCCATATGCAGTTGATCCTGACATTGCAATTGTACTTGATGTCGGTGTCTCCCAGGATACCCCTGGAACAGCCAGTGGCGATGTCGAACATCCGGCATTACAAAAAGGGCCGCTTGTTACATTTCTTGATGCCTCTATGATTCCAAATACGCGTTTTCGTGATTTGGTCATCGACACAGCAAAAACACATCATATCCCATATCAAATTGAAGTCATAACCGGTGGTGGAACCGATGCCGGGAAAGTTCACATGTATAAAGAAGGAGTCCCTACCATCGTCATTGGTGCGCCGATCCGCTATATGCACAGCCATGTTTCTCTGGCAAGCAAACAAGATATTGAAAATGGCGTCAAGCTGCTTGTGGAAGTTATCAAACGGCTTGATACAGATACGTTTAGATCGATAATTAATTACCAATAA
- a CDS encoding GMC family oxidoreductase gives MAKKMPKTDVVIVGVGWGGGIIASELTKKGLQVVGLEKGEERHTEDYYMVHDELRYAVRKELMQDLSKETLTFRSNEKMRALPMRQYGSFLLGEGLGGAGVHWNGQAFRFLPYDFEIRSKTIDRYGKDKIPADMTIQDWGITYDELEPYFDQFEKMAGISGEENPLGGKRSDKYPTGPMKHSKQMDLFKKATENLKYHPYTIPSANLSENYTNPDGIARSACQYCSFCERFGCEYGAKADPVVTVIPVANKTGKFDLRTHSWVRRIVHKGGKATGVLYTDTTTGEEIEQPADIVVVTSYVFNNVKLLLNSKVGRPYDPATGNGVIGKNYAYQVIKGAATGFFKDQEFNNFAGAGALGMAIDDFNGDNFDHSDLNFIHGGYLALTQPGARPIENNPIPKGSPTWGADFKKNSLEYVNKTLSVGAMGASMPYKHHYLDLDPTYKDTFGDPLIRMTFDFEDQDSELAKFTASKASEILKEMGADQIDSMDELGPYDITTYQSTHNTGGVIMGADPDSSAVNNYSQMWDMDNVFVVGASAFAHNSGYNPTGTVGAMAYRASEGILKYNKNGGMLV, from the coding sequence ATGGCGAAAAAGATGCCAAAAACAGATGTTGTTATTGTTGGAGTTGGCTGGGGCGGCGGGATTATTGCCTCTGAGTTAACTAAAAAAGGTCTTCAGGTTGTTGGCCTTGAAAAGGGTGAAGAGCGACATACAGAAGATTATTATATGGTGCATGATGAATTACGTTATGCCGTTCGCAAAGAATTAATGCAGGATTTATCCAAGGAAACCTTAACATTCAGAAGTAATGAAAAAATGCGTGCCTTGCCGATGCGACAATATGGCTCGTTTCTATTAGGGGAAGGACTTGGCGGGGCAGGCGTGCATTGGAATGGACAAGCTTTTCGTTTTCTGCCGTATGATTTCGAAATCCGCAGTAAAACAATTGATCGCTATGGAAAGGACAAAATTCCGGCCGATATGACGATTCAAGATTGGGGGATTACCTATGATGAACTCGAGCCCTATTTTGATCAATTCGAGAAGATGGCTGGTATTTCCGGTGAAGAAAATCCATTAGGAGGAAAACGTTCGGATAAATATCCAACCGGACCTATGAAGCATTCCAAGCAAATGGACTTATTTAAAAAGGCTACCGAAAATTTAAAATACCATCCGTATACGATCCCATCGGCGAATTTGTCGGAAAACTATACGAACCCGGATGGCATTGCCCGGTCTGCATGTCAATACTGTTCTTTTTGTGAGCGGTTCGGCTGTGAATATGGGGCAAAGGCTGATCCGGTTGTAACGGTTATTCCAGTTGCCAATAAAACAGGAAAATTTGACTTACGGACACATTCCTGGGTACGACGGATTGTACATAAGGGCGGGAAAGCAACAGGAGTGCTTTATACCGATACGACAACAGGTGAAGAGATTGAACAGCCGGCAGATATTGTTGTGGTAACCTCCTATGTGTTTAATAATGTAAAATTGTTGCTTAACTCAAAAGTAGGTCGTCCCTATGATCCCGCGACAGGAAACGGTGTAATTGGAAAAAACTACGCCTATCAAGTTATTAAGGGTGCAGCTACCGGTTTTTTTAAAGATCAGGAATTTAATAACTTTGCTGGTGCTGGTGCTCTGGGTATGGCTATTGATGATTTTAATGGGGATAATTTTGATCATTCCGATTTGAATTTTATTCATGGCGGCTACCTTGCACTAACCCAACCCGGGGCGAGACCAATCGAGAACAATCCAATTCCAAAGGGCTCTCCGACCTGGGGGGCAGATTTTAAGAAAAATTCGCTTGAGTATGTGAACAAGACGTTATCAGTCGGGGCAATGGGTGCGAGTATGCCTTACAAACATCACTATCTTGATCTCGATCCAACGTACAAAGACACGTTTGGTGATCCGCTCATCCGTATGACTTTTGATTTTGAGGATCAAGACAGCGAATTGGCCAAGTTTACTGCTAGTAAGGCTAGCGAGATTTTAAAAGAAATGGGTGCCGATCAGATTGATTCCATGGATGAATTGGGACCATATGATATCACAACGTATCAATCCACTCACAATACAGGCGGTGTCATCATGGGTGCTGACCCTGACTCATCTGCAGTGAACAATTACTCACAAATGTGGGACATGGATAACGTGTTTGTGGTTGGCGCATCGGCATTTGCCCATAACAGTGGCTACAATCCGACAGGGACGGTTGGTGCAATGGCTTACCGGGCTTCAGAAGGTATCCTGAAGTATAATAAGAATGGTGGTATGCTTGTTTAA